The Paenibacillus sp. YPG26 genome includes a window with the following:
- a CDS encoding GntR family transcriptional regulator, giving the protein MGNRRIPKYLQLKEELLSWLESGRLQAGKQFPSENEISEQFKLSRQTVRQTFGELEKEGWLERIQGKGTFARNPGRRVGEQVKTIGIITTYISDYIFPHIVRGAEAELRKSGYRLLLSSTDNKKEKEMESLQLMTSQPLSGLIIEPTKSAEGNPNLGYFLELQQKNIPYLMINEKYRELECPSLSVNDAAGGYKAALHLLENGHTQIAGFFKRDDLQGVNRLKGFLHAHRERGITVSPQHVVTYTTEQKTDLPYKQALELLRGSEQDRPTAFVCYNDELAVGLMEAAAVCGLRIPEDISFIGFDDSSLSLGTRLTTLTHPKTTMGEMAARQLISMIEQGSIFEDTIFEPELIERQSVQRRS; this is encoded by the coding sequence ATGGGTAATCGACGAATTCCAAAGTATTTGCAGTTGAAGGAAGAGCTGCTGTCCTGGCTGGAATCAGGCAGACTGCAGGCGGGCAAGCAGTTCCCGTCCGAGAATGAGATATCTGAACAATTCAAGTTAAGCCGCCAGACGGTTCGCCAGACCTTTGGAGAGCTGGAGAAGGAAGGCTGGCTCGAACGGATTCAGGGCAAGGGGACTTTTGCAAGAAATCCGGGCCGGCGTGTTGGAGAACAGGTTAAGACAATTGGGATAATTACCACTTATATTTCGGATTATATTTTTCCGCATATTGTAAGAGGGGCGGAAGCCGAGCTGCGGAAGTCCGGATATCGGCTGCTACTGTCCAGTACGGACAACAAGAAGGAGAAGGAGATGGAGAGCCTTCAACTCATGACAAGCCAGCCTCTAAGCGGTCTTATTATTGAACCGACCAAGAGCGCGGAGGGCAATCCCAATCTTGGTTATTTCCTCGAGCTGCAGCAGAAGAATATTCCCTATCTGATGATTAACGAGAAATACCGCGAGCTGGAATGTCCGAGTCTTAGCGTGAACGATGCGGCAGGTGGATATAAGGCGGCGCTTCATCTACTGGAGAATGGCCATACACAGATTGCGGGCTTCTTCAAGCGGGATGACCTGCAGGGTGTGAATCGGTTAAAAGGCTTCCTGCATGCACACCGGGAGCGCGGGATCACGGTGTCGCCGCAGCATGTGGTAACTTATACCACCGAGCAAAAGACAGACCTTCCCTACAAACAGGCGCTTGAGCTGCTTAGAGGCAGCGAGCAGGACCGGCCTACAGCTTTTGTATGTTATAACGATGAACTAGCGGTGGGACTTATGGAGGCAGCCGCGGTATGTGGTCTCCGGATTCCAGAGGATATCTCCTTCATCGGATTCGACGACTCCAGTCTGTCCCTGGGCACGCGCCTAACCACACTAACGCACCCCAAGACTACAATGGGCGAGATGGCCGCGAGGCAGCTGATCAGCATGATTGAACAAGGAAGTATCTTTGAGGATACAATATTCGAGCCGGAACTAATCGAGCGTCAATCTGTCCAGAGAAGGAGCTAA
- a CDS encoding response regulator transcription factor: MEKHILIVDDDDKIAKLIEIYLLNEGYVVFKAENGFRALEIMQNEVIHLVVLDIMMPGMDGITVCLKIRETNMTPILMLSAKDGDMDKITGLMTGADDYMVKPFNPLELVARVKSLLRRAFYSAQPALTARDHLIELGSLQIDKETHSVRVDDRPVKLTPIEFSILFLLASQPGRVFSSEDIFELIWKDKYFENNNSVTVHISRLRDKLEKEMRGEKLIRTVWGVGYKIEI; the protein is encoded by the coding sequence ATGGAAAAACACATACTGATCGTGGATGATGATGACAAGATTGCGAAGCTCATCGAGATCTATCTTCTAAATGAAGGCTATGTCGTGTTCAAAGCCGAGAATGGCTTCAGGGCACTGGAGATTATGCAGAATGAAGTAATCCATCTGGTTGTTCTGGATATTATGATGCCGGGTATGGACGGGATTACGGTGTGCCTCAAGATCAGGGAGACGAACATGACCCCGATTCTGATGCTGAGCGCCAAGGATGGCGATATGGATAAAATAACGGGTCTTATGACCGGTGCGGACGATTATATGGTGAAGCCATTCAATCCGCTGGAGCTGGTGGCCCGGGTGAAATCCTTGCTAAGAAGGGCCTTCTACAGTGCACAGCCGGCGCTGACGGCCAGAGACCATCTGATTGAACTAGGCTCCCTCCAGATTGATAAGGAGACCCACTCGGTCAGGGTGGATGATCGTCCGGTTAAGCTCACCCCGATTGAATTCAGCATCCTTTTCCTGCTGGCCAGCCAGCCGGGGCGCGTATTCAGCTCGGAGGATATCTTTGAACTGATCTGGAAGGATAAATACTTTGAGAACAACAACTCCGTTACGGTACATATCAGCCGTCTGCGGGACAAGCTGGAGAAGGAAATGCGCGGCGAGAAGCTGATTCGCACCGTATGGGGGGTTGGCTACAAAATTGAGATCTAG
- a CDS encoding D-alanyl-D-alanine carboxypeptidase family protein: protein MIKRKVIFIAGLLIIVLLLIEIGSGNGKRHTSALIHVVKQQWRDMNHRSLPGLKGEGILLMDEDSGDILFSINDTARLYPASTTKILTALLMLEKGNPEDLITVGSEVQLRTTGESSAGLRQGQELRLRDLAAAMLLPSGNDAARTAARYIARLDSGHSMSPEESEAYFAGLMNARAKELGAEVSHFVNPHGLHDVNHYSTARDMAVIARAAMENEDFRTLVAEQKHKAELSNISFSNRNKLIQTGGEYYFQGADGIKTGFTDEAGYCLVASASRNGRNLISVVLHSTAEGVWKDSSKLLDYGFKL from the coding sequence GTGATTAAACGGAAAGTGATTTTTATAGCAGGGCTCCTGATCATTGTACTGCTGTTAATTGAAATAGGCTCCGGGAATGGAAAGCGGCACACCAGTGCCCTTATTCATGTAGTTAAGCAGCAATGGAGGGATATGAATCATCGTTCCCTGCCTGGTCTTAAGGGGGAAGGAATCTTGCTAATGGACGAAGATTCGGGGGACATCCTGTTCTCCATTAATGATACCGCACGTCTATATCCGGCGAGCACAACCAAAATTCTGACTGCTCTTCTAATGTTGGAGAAAGGGAACCCGGAAGACCTGATCACCGTCGGATCCGAGGTTCAGCTGCGAACAACGGGAGAGAGCTCTGCCGGACTCAGGCAGGGGCAGGAGCTTAGGCTGAGAGACCTCGCTGCGGCTATGCTGCTTCCTTCGGGAAATGACGCGGCCCGAACCGCGGCCCGGTATATCGCAAGGCTGGACTCAGGACACAGCATGTCTCCTGAGGAGTCCGAAGCTTATTTTGCCGGCCTGATGAACGCCCGGGCGAAGGAGCTCGGAGCTGAGGTTTCTCACTTTGTTAATCCACACGGCCTGCATGACGTGAATCATTACTCTACGGCAAGGGATATGGCTGTCATTGCGCGGGCTGCGATGGAAAATGAGGACTTTCGAACTCTCGTTGCGGAACAGAAACACAAAGCCGAGCTGTCCAATATTTCCTTCTCCAATCGTAATAAGCTGATCCAAACTGGCGGGGAATATTACTTTCAGGGCGCGGACGGAATTAAGACAGGCTTTACAGATGAGGCAGGATACTGTCTGGTGGCTTCGGCAAGCCGAAATGGACGGAATCTGATCAGTGTGGTGCTTCATTCCACCGCAGAGGGTGTGTGGAAGGATTCAAGCAAGCTGCTTGATTATGGATTCAAGCTGTAG
- a CDS encoding HAMP domain-containing sensor histidine kinase — translation MKKLKNVMKLIVDILILIVVAFMAASLAYWIKSQYQGRPSTFSEYVEYISFFGLGTFLLIITSILINLLIRKREIRKINNIIDAMKRVSKGDFSVRLDTEQYEEGYEKVVATINEMVSELGTMETMRQEFISSVSHEIQSPLTSIGGFARALLQEEEVSPQTRRHYLGIIESESQRLSKLSDNLLKLTALESTEPLFEKKQYRLDKQIRRVVLSAETQWSGKDLNIELELEETMIKAEEDLMSQVWINLLHNSIKFTAPGGWIKISMRKSGSQVEVLVADNGIGIANEDMTHIFERFYKADKSRNREAGGSGLGLSLVKKIIDLHGGEITAASVLGEGTTFKVILNK, via the coding sequence TTGAAAAAGCTCAAAAACGTCATGAAGCTGATTGTCGATATCCTGATCCTGATTGTCGTCGCATTTATGGCGGCATCACTAGCTTATTGGATCAAGTCACAATATCAAGGTCGGCCAAGTACTTTTTCTGAATATGTAGAGTATATATCCTTTTTTGGACTAGGTACTTTCCTGCTTATCATTACGTCTATATTGATTAATCTACTGATCAGAAAAAGGGAAATCCGTAAAATTAACAATATTATCGATGCGATGAAACGGGTATCCAAAGGTGACTTTTCCGTGCGCCTGGACACAGAACAGTATGAAGAAGGTTATGAGAAGGTCGTAGCGACAATCAATGAAATGGTCAGCGAGCTTGGGACGATGGAGACCATGCGGCAGGAGTTCATCTCAAGCGTATCCCATGAAATTCAGTCTCCGCTTACATCCATAGGCGGGTTCGCCCGGGCACTGCTCCAGGAAGAAGAAGTAAGTCCGCAGACAAGAAGGCACTATCTGGGCATTATTGAATCCGAAAGCCAAAGGCTGTCCAAGCTGAGTGATAATCTGTTGAAGTTGACTGCACTGGAATCCACTGAACCGCTATTTGAGAAAAAGCAGTACAGGCTGGATAAGCAAATCCGGCGGGTTGTCCTATCGGCAGAGACGCAGTGGAGCGGCAAGGATCTTAACATTGAACTTGAGCTGGAAGAGACGATGATCAAGGCTGAAGAAGACCTGATGAGTCAAGTGTGGATCAACCTGCTTCATAACAGTATCAAGTTCACGGCCCCCGGCGGCTGGATCAAGATCAGCATGCGCAAATCGGGAAGCCAGGTGGAAGTTCTGGTTGCAGATAACGGGATCGGAATTGCTAATGAGGACATGACTCATATCTTCGAAAGATTCTACAAGGCCGATAAGTCAAGGAACCGGGAAGCCGGGGGAAGCGGCCTCGGACTCTCTCTGGTGAAGAAGATCATAGACCTGCATGGAGGGGAGATCACGGCAGCCAGCGTGCTGGGTGAAGGAACTACCTTCAAGGTTATCCTTAATAAATGA
- a CDS encoding response regulator transcription factor translates to MARIMVVDDDPHIRELVTVFLEGAGMVSIEASDGLEALTLLEKEKVDMVVLDIMMPNMDGWQLCRELRRHYDFPLLMLTAKGESSQVVKGFDLGTDDYLVKPFDPPVLLARVKALLKRYQISSSQVVTAGQVQMNRRTYEVTLGADALNLPLKEFELLFKLASYPGATLTRDQLIEEIWGYDFEGNERTLDVHINRLRERFPEEKGNFRIRTIRGLGYRLEVQN, encoded by the coding sequence ATGGCCAGGATTATGGTAGTAGATGACGATCCTCACATCCGGGAGCTGGTTACCGTATTTCTTGAGGGTGCGGGGATGGTTAGTATTGAGGCGTCGGATGGACTTGAAGCATTGACCCTGCTTGAGAAGGAAAAGGTGGATATGGTCGTGCTGGACATCATGATGCCCAATATGGATGGGTGGCAGCTCTGCAGGGAGCTGCGCAGACATTATGACTTTCCTCTCCTTATGCTAACAGCTAAAGGCGAGAGTTCCCAGGTCGTGAAGGGATTTGACCTGGGAACAGACGACTATCTAGTGAAGCCATTTGATCCTCCGGTGCTGTTGGCCAGAGTCAAGGCCCTTCTCAAGCGGTATCAGATCTCCTCTTCCCAAGTTGTTACAGCAGGACAGGTTCAAATGAACCGGAGAACTTATGAAGTGACCTTGGGTGCCGATGCGCTCAATCTGCCCTTGAAAGAATTCGAGCTGCTCTTCAAGCTGGCAAGCTACCCGGGGGCCACGTTAACTCGGGATCAGTTGATTGAAGAAATCTGGGGTTATGATTTTGAAGGAAATGAGAGAACCCTGGATGTTCATATCAATCGGCTGAGGGAGCGGTTCCCGGAAGAGAAGGGGAATTTCAGGATTCGAACGATACGGGGATTGGGTTACCGGCTGGAGGTTCAAAATTGA
- the araA gene encoding L-arabinose isomerase, translating to MNLKPHSFWFVTGSQHLYGPETLEEVAEHSRIIAEQLDKDPKFTYPVLFKPIVTTPDEIYKLILEANGDESCAGIITWMHTFSPAKMWIAGLSQLQKPLLHFHTQFNRDIPWETIDMDFMNLNQSAHGDREYGHIGARLGIARKIVVGHWEDGEVRDGIAGWMRTAAAFAESRRLKVARFGDNMREVAVTDGDKVEAQIKLGWSVNGYGVGDLAKVLQEVDDAEVNALLAEYAEQYTITKEGLSAGPVRDSIAYQAKLEIALRHFLKDGGFGAFTTTFEDLHGLKQLPGLAVQRLMEAGYGFGGEGDWKTAALTRVLKVLADNKSTSFMEDYTYHFEPGNHMILGAHMLEVCPTIAATKPSIQVHPLSIGGKEDPARIVFDGQGGAAVNASLVDLGHRFRLLVNVVDGVQVDKPMPKLPVARVLWKPQPSLRESAEAWILAGGAHHTVLSYAISAENLTDFAEMAGIEAVVIDKNTTISRFKNELLWSDTAYRLHR from the coding sequence ATGAATTTGAAACCGCATTCATTTTGGTTTGTAACAGGGAGTCAGCATTTGTATGGACCCGAGACTCTTGAGGAGGTTGCGGAGCACTCGCGTATTATTGCAGAACAGCTGGATAAGGACCCCAAGTTCACTTATCCTGTTCTATTCAAGCCAATCGTAACCACACCGGATGAAATATATAAGCTAATTCTTGAAGCGAACGGGGATGAGTCCTGCGCCGGGATTATAACCTGGATGCATACTTTCTCGCCTGCAAAAATGTGGATCGCCGGGCTGTCCCAGCTGCAGAAGCCGCTGCTTCATTTCCATACCCAGTTCAACAGGGATATTCCTTGGGAGACGATTGATATGGATTTCATGAATTTGAACCAATCCGCCCACGGAGACCGGGAATACGGCCACATCGGCGCACGGCTTGGCATCGCCCGCAAAATCGTTGTGGGACACTGGGAGGATGGCGAAGTCCGTGATGGAATCGCTGGCTGGATGCGTACCGCAGCCGCTTTTGCAGAGAGCCGGAGATTAAAGGTTGCCCGCTTCGGGGACAACATGCGCGAAGTGGCTGTGACCGACGGCGACAAGGTGGAGGCGCAGATCAAGCTTGGTTGGTCTGTAAATGGCTACGGAGTTGGTGATCTCGCTAAGGTGCTTCAGGAGGTTGACGACGCGGAAGTGAACGCGCTGCTGGCGGAATATGCGGAGCAATATACCATAACTAAAGAAGGCTTAAGCGCTGGACCAGTAAGAGATTCCATTGCCTATCAGGCCAAGCTTGAGATCGCACTGCGGCACTTCTTGAAGGACGGTGGGTTTGGCGCCTTCACAACGACCTTCGAGGATCTTCATGGTCTTAAGCAGCTTCCTGGGCTTGCGGTGCAGCGGCTGATGGAAGCCGGGTACGGCTTCGGCGGCGAAGGAGACTGGAAGACAGCTGCGCTGACACGTGTTCTCAAAGTGCTGGCGGATAACAAGAGCACCTCTTTTATGGAGGATTACACCTATCATTTCGAGCCGGGCAACCACATGATTCTGGGCGCTCACATGCTGGAAGTATGTCCTACCATCGCGGCAACCAAGCCATCGATTCAGGTTCATCCATTAAGTATTGGAGGTAAGGAGGACCCGGCACGGATCGTCTTTGACGGACAGGGCGGTGCTGCGGTAAATGCTTCTCTCGTTGACCTGGGTCACCGGTTCCGTCTGCTTGTTAATGTAGTGGATGGCGTTCAGGTCGATAAGCCGATGCCGAAGCTTCCGGTCGCCCGTGTACTGTGGAAGCCGCAGCCATCCCTGCGTGAATCTGCGGAGGCCTGGATCCTGGCGGGCGGAGCTCATCATACGGTTCTCTCATACGCAATTAGCGCTGAGAACCTGACGGACTTTGCCGAGATGGCAGGCATTGAAGCCGTAGTGATCGACAAGAACACAACGATCTCAAGATTCAAGAATGAACTATTATGGAGTGACACAGCATACCGATTGCACCGATAA
- a CDS encoding deoxyribodipyrimidine photo-lyase, producing the protein MILFIHRKDLRTHDLAAFEYMARSSQMNLHIFIADPALLTPVRRNEHSGVHFLSQLRRLQELYIRAGRKLHILHGDPARVVDAILEQYPVREMVIGQDYTPYALARDNKLEQAADRHGVLVTSLPDQTLIDLEDFHAFAGRKEPYKVFTPFYRKWKEYAELFFRPPGTTSVSDLRTADLEPEFLDRFRLPFQLEDYLSGEEPGLRLADFIMDDLSDYEQERDRYEAEGTSRISGALNTGSLSIRTVYQQVMGIPDGESWRRQLAWRDFYLYQSVYDPDFYHYEQRYDLSLLDDKLFTAWSQAETGIPVIDAAMTQLNKTGQLPNRLRMVTAMFLTKNLLCPFPLGEAYFRLKLSDYDNAPNRGGWLWSSSLGFDAAPYFRIMNPVNQSEKFDPLGGYIRRWLPQLADAGGREIHRPLPHAIVDLKASRERAIQVYKEILRSRVAGESE; encoded by the coding sequence ATGATTTTATTCATTCATCGCAAAGACTTACGCACTCACGATCTAGCCGCCTTCGAGTATATGGCCCGCAGCTCCCAAATGAACCTGCATATATTTATTGCCGATCCCGCCCTGCTTACCCCGGTGCGCAGAAATGAGCATAGCGGCGTTCATTTTCTAAGTCAGCTTAGGAGACTCCAGGAGTTATATATACGAGCAGGCCGAAAGCTTCACATTTTACATGGTGATCCCGCAAGGGTCGTTGATGCCATCCTGGAACAATATCCGGTTCGCGAAATGGTGATAGGACAAGATTACACGCCTTATGCGCTCGCGCGGGATAATAAGCTAGAGCAGGCAGCCGACCGGCATGGAGTCTTGGTTACCTCGCTTCCAGACCAGACCTTGATTGATCTGGAGGATTTCCATGCTTTTGCCGGACGCAAGGAGCCTTACAAAGTATTTACGCCTTTCTATCGCAAATGGAAGGAATATGCGGAGCTGTTCTTTCGACCTCCCGGGACTACTTCGGTATCTGACCTGCGTACGGCAGATCTGGAACCCGAGTTCCTGGATCGCTTCCGGCTTCCATTTCAACTGGAGGACTATCTTTCAGGAGAAGAGCCGGGTCTTCGGCTTGCAGATTTCATTATGGACGATCTGAGTGATTACGAGCAGGAGAGAGATCGTTATGAAGCTGAAGGGACAAGCCGAATCAGCGGGGCACTGAATACCGGGTCGCTGTCGATACGGACAGTCTACCAGCAAGTGATGGGCATTCCGGATGGGGAATCCTGGCGCAGACAGCTCGCTTGGCGGGATTTCTATCTCTATCAATCAGTCTATGACCCGGACTTCTATCACTATGAACAGCGCTATGATCTGTCACTGCTGGACGATAAGCTGTTCACGGCATGGTCCCAGGCCGAGACCGGAATTCCGGTTATCGATGCGGCCATGACGCAGCTGAACAAGACGGGGCAGCTGCCGAACCGGCTGCGTATGGTTACAGCCATGTTCCTGACCAAGAATCTGCTGTGCCCCTTTCCTCTTGGAGAAGCCTACTTCCGGCTGAAGCTGTCTGACTACGATAACGCGCCGAACCGGGGTGGATGGCTGTGGAGCTCTTCCCTCGGCTTCGACGCAGCCCCTTACTTCAGAATTATGAACCCGGTGAACCAGTCGGAGAAGTTCGATCCTCTGGGCGGCTACATCCGCAGGTGGCTGCCGCAGCTTGCGGATGCTGGGGGACGGGAGATCCACCGTCCGCTGCCCCATGCGATTGTGGACCTGAAAGCTTCCCGGGAACGGGCGATTCAGGTGTACAAGGAGATATTGAGGAGCCGGGTGGCGGGTGAATCTGAGTAG
- a CDS encoding HAMP domain-containing sensor histidine kinase — protein MRSSLRFFKWFFWTVVVSVILCSLLYMLINYLYYNYGNWNIIRIVKFFYYNIGNPEIYYVAAIPVIVLTGVYVYRRESRKQEQNYLALLIEEVHNLEEGQLDRKVTVRSVGKLGQLAADINRMMERLRISLEEERRAEQTKNELITNVSHDLRTPLTTITGYLGLIDQDRYRDEVELRYYNNMAYEESLRLKQLLEDLFEYTRLRNREMTLNKSRINLVEMLHQITAQFQWQLGESGMESRLFFEQNQMIVIADGDKLRRVYENLISNAIRYGNEGRYLDIRGRIEGQEAVIDVINYGEPIPDSDIPRLFERFYRVEKSRDKNTGGSGIGLAIAKHIVDLHQGSIRAASDEERTVFTVRIAQNV, from the coding sequence TTGAGATCTAGCTTAAGATTCTTCAAATGGTTCTTCTGGACCGTGGTGGTCTCTGTCATTCTATGTTCCTTGCTCTACATGCTAATTAACTACCTCTATTACAACTACGGTAACTGGAACATCATCCGTATTGTCAAGTTCTTCTACTATAATATTGGCAATCCCGAGATCTATTACGTTGCCGCCATTCCAGTGATCGTATTAACCGGGGTGTACGTATACCGCAGAGAGAGCAGGAAGCAAGAGCAGAATTATCTGGCCCTGCTTATTGAAGAGGTGCATAACCTGGAGGAGGGGCAGCTTGACCGGAAAGTTACTGTGCGTTCGGTAGGGAAGCTTGGACAGCTGGCCGCCGACATTAACCGGATGATGGAGAGACTGAGAATCTCGCTGGAGGAAGAGCGGCGGGCGGAACAGACCAAGAATGAGCTCATTACAAATGTATCCCACGATCTTAGGACACCGCTAACAACAATTACCGGGTACCTTGGTCTTATTGATCAGGACCGATACCGGGATGAAGTTGAGCTCAGATACTATAACAACATGGCTTACGAGGAATCATTAAGGCTCAAGCAGCTCCTTGAGGATCTGTTCGAGTATACGCGTCTGCGCAATCGGGAGATGACGCTGAATAAGTCGAGAATTAATCTGGTGGAGATGCTGCATCAGATCACAGCACAGTTCCAGTGGCAGCTCGGTGAGAGCGGAATGGAGTCCCGGCTGTTCTTCGAGCAGAACCAGATGATCGTGATCGCGGACGGCGACAAGCTAAGACGGGTATATGAGAATCTGATCTCCAATGCGATCCGTTATGGCAATGAGGGCAGATACCTTGATATTCGGGGTAGAATAGAAGGTCAGGAAGCGGTTATTGATGTGATTAACTATGGCGAGCCCATTCCCGACTCGGATATTCCTCGCTTGTTCGAACGATTCTACCGGGTGGAGAAATCCAGAGATAAGAATACTGGCGGTTCAGGGATCGGGCTTGCAATTGCCAAGCATATTGTGGACCTGCACCAAGGCTCGATTCGGGCTGCCAGTGATGAAGAACGGACGGTATTTACCGTGCGGATTGCCCAAAATGTATAG
- a CDS encoding ribulokinase, protein MEKKYTIGVDYGTQSGRAVLVELSSGHEVADHVTPYPHHVIDEYLPGSGVKLDHDWALQHPDDYLEVLRRSIPAVLKESGVKPEDVIGIGIDFTACTMLPVDEAGEPLCFREEFVNDPHSWVKLWKHHAAQPEADKINQIAAERGEDFLPRYGGKISSEWMIAKIWQILDEAPEIYERTDLFLEATDWVISQMTGKVVRNSCTAGYKAIWHKQTGFPSKEYFKALDPRLENLTDTKLRGEVIALGSPAGGLTDALAELTGLKPGIAVAVGNVDAHAAVPAVGVVTPGKLVMAMGTSICHMLLGTEEKQVEGMCGVVEDGIIPGLYGYEAGQSAVGDIFEWFVEESLPAYVKDQAEKEGLGIHQWLEREAAAYRPGETGLLALDWWNGNRSVLVDTDLTGMILGLTLLTKPQEVYRALLEATAFGTRKIVDAFHSSGVPVDALYACGGLPQKNRLLMQIYADVTNREIYIADSKQTPALGAAMFAAVAAGAEAGGYNSIIDAAASMARVKEETFKPIPANVEIYERLYEEYSKLHDYFGRGENDVMKRLKAIKKSAE, encoded by the coding sequence ATGGAAAAGAAATATACGATTGGGGTGGACTACGGTACCCAATCCGGCCGGGCGGTGCTTGTGGAATTGTCGAGCGGCCATGAAGTGGCCGATCATGTAACCCCGTATCCCCATCATGTCATAGATGAATACTTGCCAGGTTCAGGTGTCAAGCTTGACCATGACTGGGCTCTGCAACACCCGGATGACTATCTGGAAGTGCTCCGGAGATCAATTCCTGCAGTCCTTAAGGAATCAGGCGTTAAGCCCGAAGACGTGATAGGAATTGGTATTGACTTCACGGCATGTACAATGCTGCCTGTTGATGAAGCCGGTGAGCCGCTGTGTTTCCGTGAGGAATTCGTGAATGACCCTCACAGCTGGGTGAAGCTGTGGAAGCACCATGCGGCCCAGCCGGAAGCCGACAAGATTAATCAGATTGCCGCTGAGCGGGGAGAAGACTTTCTCCCCAGATATGGCGGCAAGATCTCCTCGGAATGGATGATCGCGAAGATCTGGCAGATCCTTGACGAAGCTCCGGAGATTTATGAACGTACGGATCTATTTCTGGAAGCTACGGATTGGGTCATCTCGCAAATGACCGGTAAGGTGGTGCGTAACAGCTGTACTGCCGGTTACAAAGCGATCTGGCATAAGCAGACGGGGTTCCCGAGCAAAGAATATTTCAAAGCACTGGACCCAAGACTCGAGAACCTTACGGATACGAAGCTGCGTGGCGAGGTTATAGCCCTCGGTTCCCCGGCAGGCGGGTTAACCGACGCGTTGGCAGAGCTTACCGGTCTTAAGCCCGGGATCGCTGTTGCGGTAGGGAATGTGGATGCGCATGCTGCGGTCCCAGCTGTAGGCGTGGTAACTCCCGGGAAGCTGGTCATGGCAATGGGAACTTCCATCTGCCATATGCTGCTGGGTACCGAGGAGAAGCAGGTGGAAGGAATGTGCGGCGTGGTTGAAGACGGCATCATTCCGGGGCTCTACGGATATGAAGCGGGTCAATCCGCAGTTGGTGATATCTTTGAGTGGTTCGTGGAAGAGTCGCTCCCTGCATATGTGAAAGATCAGGCTGAGAAGGAAGGGCTAGGGATTCATCAGTGGCTGGAGAGAGAGGCTGCGGCTTACCGGCCGGGTGAGACGGGATTGCTTGCGCTCGACTGGTGGAATGGGAATCGGTCTGTTCTGGTAGATACCGATCTGACGGGTATGATTCTTGGCCTGACTCTATTAACCAAGCCGCAGGAGGTCTATCGAGCGCTCTTGGAGGCAACGGCATTTGGGACCCGGAAGATTGTGGATGCTTTTCACTCGAGCGGGGTACCTGTTGACGCGCTCTACGCCTGTGGCGGATTGCCGCAGAAGAACCGTCTGCTTATGCAGATCTATGCAGATGTTACCAATCGTGAAATTTATATTGCTGACTCCAAGCAGACCCCGGCGCTCGGTGCGGCGATGTTCGCAGCTGTTGCAGCTGGAGCGGAAGCAGGTGGATATAACTCGATCATTGATGCGGCGGCAAGCATGGCCAGAGTGAAAGAGGAGACCTTCAAGCCGATTCCCGCGAATGTTGAAATTTATGAACGCCTGTACGAGGAGTACAGCAAGCTGCATGATTATTTCGGGCGTGGTGAGAATGATGTCATGAAACGGCTGAAGGCGATTAAGAAATCGGCCGAGTAA
- the araD gene encoding L-ribulose-5-phosphate 4-epimerase, producing the protein MLEALKQQVLEANLALPKHHLVTFTWGNVSGIDREKGLIVIKPSGVPYEELKAEQMVVVDMEGRVVEGELRPSSDTPTHVVLYRSFPDIGGIVHTHSPWGTSWAQAGRSLPAYGTTHSDYFYGEIPVTRPMTKAEIEGDYERETGNVIVERFRDLDPNQIPGVLVHAHAPFVWGKDANHAVHNAVVLEEVAKIAGRMLTLNPESAPMDQVLLDRHYLRKHGVNAYYGQK; encoded by the coding sequence ATGCTTGAAGCACTCAAACAACAGGTGCTGGAGGCCAATCTAGCTTTGCCCAAACATCATCTGGTCACGTTCACATGGGGAAATGTCAGCGGGATCGACCGGGAGAAGGGGCTCATCGTGATTAAGCCAAGTGGAGTGCCCTATGAGGAACTCAAGGCTGAGCAGATGGTTGTGGTGGATATGGAGGGCAGGGTAGTTGAAGGGGAGCTTCGCCCTTCTTCAGACACACCTACACATGTTGTGTTATATCGTTCATTCCCGGATATTGGCGGCATTGTGCACACGCATTCTCCTTGGGGAACAAGCTGGGCTCAAGCAGGCCGCTCACTTCCGGCGTATGGAACAACCCATTCAGACTATTTCTATGGAGAGATCCCGGTAACCCGGCCTATGACCAAGGCGGAGATCGAAGGCGATTATGAAAGGGAGACCGGAAATGTAATCGTCGAAAGATTCAGGGACCTCGACCCTAATCAGATCCCAGGTGTTCTGGTTCACGCGCATGCTCCATTCGTCTGGGGCAAGGATGCCAATCATGCCGTGCACAATGCGGTCGTGCTGGAGGAAGTCGCTAAGATTGCAGGGCGTATGCTAACGCTGAATCCAGAATCCGCGCCTATGGACCAGGTGCTGCTTGACCGCCATTATTTACGGAAGCATGGTGTGAACGCTTATTACGGACAGAAATAA